A section of the Bacillus pumilus genome encodes:
- the nikA gene encoding nickel ABC transporter substrate-binding protein — MSIWSHFFPKIKINTVIPFLIIFLLVGCSQANNGAGGDKDHPDMITMAWPRDIGEMNPHVYNPSQLFAQSMIYEPLVSYQKNGKLKPELAKSWDVSKDGKVYTFHLRDKVTFSDGSEFNANIVKKNFDSILKNKDIHSWLGVIKKIKKTEAVDKKTFKLTLTEPYYPTVQELAVVRPVRFLGEAGFPKNGDTSKGIEKPVGTGPWVLKTYQKDDYAIFERNDHYWGEKPKIKEIKVKVIPDAETRVMAFEKGDVDVLYGEGTISLDAYKQLEASGKYETKMSEPVATRQLVMNTKVDQLSDEKVRHALQYAINKKSMVEGVTSGLEDEADHILPTNMPYTSDIKVKSFQYDVDKAKALLDEAGWTLPKGKTVREKDGKTLEFSMMYDSAESIQKAMAETLQAEWGAIGVGVKLEGVELATQVQRFKANKFDMNFFSNYGAPYDPHTFMNVVSSDGFGFKEAISAYPNKDKLIKEMSEIPSTTNENKRKALYSSVLSSLQDQGAIVPISYFKKTAVYQKNVKDFEFPANRDEHPFTGIKLK, encoded by the coding sequence ATGTCGATTTGGAGCCATTTTTTTCCGAAAATTAAAATAAATACAGTCATCCCTTTCCTGATTATCTTTTTATTAGTAGGCTGCTCTCAAGCAAACAATGGAGCAGGTGGAGATAAGGATCATCCTGACATGATCACGATGGCCTGGCCGAGAGATATTGGCGAAATGAATCCGCACGTATACAACCCATCACAATTGTTCGCGCAATCAATGATTTACGAGCCATTGGTCAGCTATCAAAAGAATGGAAAGCTAAAACCTGAATTAGCGAAATCATGGGATGTGTCAAAGGATGGCAAGGTGTACACGTTCCATCTAAGAGACAAAGTGACATTTTCAGATGGATCTGAGTTTAATGCAAACATTGTGAAAAAGAACTTTGATTCCATCTTGAAAAACAAGGATATACATAGCTGGTTAGGTGTGATAAAAAAAATCAAAAAAACAGAAGCAGTAGACAAGAAAACGTTTAAACTCACATTAACAGAGCCATATTATCCAACTGTTCAAGAATTAGCCGTTGTCCGCCCGGTTCGTTTTCTAGGCGAAGCAGGCTTCCCTAAAAACGGAGATACATCAAAAGGAATTGAAAAACCAGTAGGGACAGGCCCTTGGGTATTAAAAACATATCAAAAAGATGACTATGCCATTTTTGAACGGAATGATCATTATTGGGGAGAAAAACCAAAGATCAAAGAAATCAAAGTCAAGGTCATCCCAGATGCGGAAACGAGAGTTATGGCATTTGAAAAAGGTGATGTAGATGTCCTTTATGGAGAAGGAACCATTAGCTTAGATGCCTACAAACAGTTAGAGGCAAGCGGCAAGTATGAAACAAAAATGTCAGAGCCTGTAGCAACGAGACAGCTTGTCATGAACACAAAAGTCGATCAGCTGTCAGATGAGAAAGTGCGACACGCCCTTCAATATGCGATCAATAAGAAATCAATGGTAGAAGGTGTCACCTCTGGCTTAGAGGATGAAGCAGATCACATATTGCCGACCAACATGCCTTACACATCCGATATTAAGGTGAAGTCGTTCCAATATGATGTAGACAAAGCGAAAGCATTGCTGGATGAAGCAGGATGGACACTTCCAAAAGGAAAAACCGTTCGTGAAAAAGATGGAAAAACGCTTGAATTTAGTATGATGTATGATTCAGCAGAATCAATTCAAAAAGCGATGGCGGAGACGCTTCAAGCAGAATGGGGTGCCATCGGTGTTGGCGTCAAACTTGAAGGTGTGGAGCTGGCAACACAGGTGCAGCGCTTTAAAGCCAACAAGTTTGATATGAACTTCTTTAGCAACTACGGAGCGCCATATGATCCGCATACATTTATGAACGTCGTCTCATCAGATGGTTTTGGATTCAAAGAAGCCATCTCAGCCTATCCAAATAAGGACAAGCTGATCAAAGAAATGAGCGAAATTCCATCAACAACCAATGAAAACAAACGAAAAGCACTTTATTCGTCTGTCTTATCTTCATTACAGGATCAAGGAGCGATTGTGCCAATCTCTTATTTTAAAAAGACAGCCGTTTATCAAAAAAATGTGAAGGACTTTGAGTTCCCAGCAAATCGCGATGAACATCCATTCACAGGTATTAAGCTGAAGTAA